In Halomarina salina, one DNA window encodes the following:
- a CDS encoding acyl-CoA dehydrogenase family protein: MQLTAEQEAIRDVVHEFAVEEIQPVAEECDATETFPEEVWDGLAELDLTGMTVPEEYGGFDADPVTYAVVNEEVAYGTLAVATALSVHCLATSCIAEFGDEEQRERWLPEMVAGRPVGAFCLSEPGAGSNPAQMTTTAERDGDAYVVSGDKQWITNGRRAGVYIVFAKTDEGVTQFVVPGDVDGLSVGEPEEKLGLRASDTTSLTFDEVRIPAENRLTPEGKGLSAALSILTGGRIGIAAQSVGLAQDALDRAVDYAQEREQFDGPIADIQSIRHKLAEMHTTVQSGRLLTRDAARKKGQRTDDFPTAASMAKYVASEGAMDVTNEAVQTHGGYGYTREFDVERLYRDAKILTIYEGTSQIQKTVIARDLLD, from the coding sequence ATGCAACTGACGGCCGAGCAGGAGGCCATCCGGGACGTGGTCCACGAGTTCGCGGTCGAGGAGATACAACCCGTCGCCGAGGAGTGCGACGCGACCGAGACGTTCCCCGAGGAGGTGTGGGACGGCCTCGCCGAACTCGACCTGACGGGCATGACCGTCCCCGAGGAGTACGGCGGGTTCGACGCCGACCCCGTCACGTACGCCGTCGTCAACGAGGAGGTGGCGTACGGGACGCTCGCCGTCGCCACGGCGCTGTCGGTCCACTGCCTCGCCACCTCCTGCATCGCGGAGTTCGGCGACGAGGAGCAGCGAGAGCGCTGGCTGCCGGAGATGGTCGCGGGCCGCCCGGTCGGCGCGTTCTGCCTCTCCGAACCCGGCGCGGGGTCGAACCCCGCCCAGATGACCACCACCGCGGAGCGAGACGGCGACGCCTACGTCGTCAGCGGCGACAAGCAGTGGATCACGAACGGCCGTCGCGCTGGCGTCTACATCGTCTTCGCGAAGACCGACGAGGGCGTCACCCAGTTCGTCGTCCCCGGCGACGTCGACGGCCTCAGCGTCGGCGAACCGGAGGAGAAACTCGGCCTGCGCGCCAGCGACACGACGAGTCTCACGTTCGACGAGGTTCGGATTCCGGCCGAGAACCGCCTCACTCCGGAGGGGAAGGGGCTGTCGGCCGCGCTCTCCATCCTCACGGGCGGCCGTATCGGCATCGCCGCCCAGTCGGTCGGCCTCGCGCAGGACGCGCTGGACCGGGCGGTCGACTACGCCCAGGAGCGCGAGCAGTTCGACGGTCCCATCGCCGACATCCAGTCCATCCGCCACAAACTCGCCGAGATGCACACGACCGTCCAGTCCGGTCGGCTGCTGACCCGCGACGCCGCCCGGAAGAAGGGCCAGCGGACCGACGACTTCCCCACCGCGGCGAGCATGGCGAAGTACGTCGCCAGCGAGGGCGCGATGGACGTGACCAACGAGGCCGTCCAGACACACGGTGGCTACGGCTACACCCGCGAGTTCGACGTGGAGCGCCTCTACCGCGACGCCAAGATACTCACCATCTACGAGGGGACGAGCCAGATTCAGAAGACCGTCATCGCGCGCGACCTGCTCGACTGA
- a CDS encoding ArsR/SmtB family transcription factor: protein MADTPDPIDAFEALSDETRLAIVRTLADRRRDRPDAPALSFSALRGRVGVRDSGTFNYHLNRLRRTFVRKTAEGYELDADGMRLIDVAEDRVEPTRGDARRDSECPVCGDAKCERVHVHLRSR from the coding sequence ATGGCCGACACGCCCGACCCCATCGACGCGTTCGAGGCCCTCAGCGACGAGACCAGACTCGCCATCGTCCGGACGCTCGCCGACCGGCGCCGTGACCGACCCGACGCCCCCGCGCTCTCGTTCTCTGCACTCCGCGGACGCGTCGGCGTCCGTGACTCGGGGACGTTCAACTACCACCTGAACCGCCTCCGACGGACGTTCGTGCGGAAGACCGCCGAGGGCTACGAACTCGACGCCGATGGGATGCGACTCATCGACGTCGCCGAGGACCGGGTCGAGCCGACACGGGGAGACGCTAGACGTGACAGCGAGTGCCCCGTCTGTGGAGACGCGAAGTGCGAGCGGGTCCACGTCCACCTCCGTTCGCGCTGA
- a CDS encoding alanyl-tRNA editing protein, with product MPSLAAADPSTLGFDAEVERRDGDEVVLSETYFYPEGGGQPADRGRIEGVPVVHVERRDGTVVHHLDGDGDADAIAPGAEVSCTVDEEFRTYCMRAHTASHVLYGAGRRLFDDLGYGGFGITAEKVRVDFSTPTDVDDAALVGLERLVNRVVWESRPVSWAEVPREEALSRSDIAFNTKTEEGLDADTVRVVTVGSRESEDAEASPQGAADAPGDWDVAACGGTHVSNTRELGPVTVLGRSNPGEGLTRVEFAVGPDAIDRRATEKRALLAAARDLGTPLDEVPQGIERLRTDRNEAAAERDALREEVVGARLADLREGAVERDGSTWVVGTVAGLDANALADRAQDIAGDGAEVVALVADSSLAVATSGDHDASAVVSEVTEQFGGGGGGSPTVAQGGGLSADPEAVVAFLRGE from the coding sequence ATGCCATCACTCGCCGCGGCGGACCCGTCGACGCTCGGGTTCGACGCCGAGGTCGAACGCCGGGACGGCGACGAGGTCGTCCTCTCCGAGACGTACTTCTACCCCGAAGGTGGCGGGCAACCGGCCGACCGTGGGCGCATCGAAGGCGTTCCCGTCGTCCACGTCGAGCGCCGGGACGGGACGGTCGTCCACCACCTCGACGGCGACGGGGATGCCGACGCGATAGCCCCCGGTGCCGAGGTGTCCTGCACCGTCGACGAGGAGTTCCGGACGTACTGCATGCGCGCGCACACCGCCAGCCACGTCCTGTACGGCGCGGGACGGCGCCTGTTCGACGACCTCGGCTACGGCGGGTTCGGTATCACCGCGGAGAAGGTGCGGGTCGACTTCTCGACGCCGACGGACGTCGACGACGCGGCGCTCGTCGGACTCGAACGGCTCGTCAATCGCGTCGTCTGGGAGTCACGGCCGGTCTCCTGGGCGGAGGTCCCGAGGGAAGAAGCGCTCTCTCGGTCGGACATCGCGTTCAACACGAAGACCGAGGAGGGTCTCGACGCCGACACCGTCCGGGTGGTCACCGTCGGTTCGAGGGAGTCCGAGGACGCCGAAGCGTCCCCACAGGGGGCCGCCGACGCACCGGGCGACTGGGACGTCGCGGCCTGCGGCGGCACGCACGTCTCGAACACCCGTGAACTCGGCCCCGTGACGGTCCTCGGGCGGTCGAACCCCGGCGAGGGACTGACCCGCGTCGAGTTCGCCGTCGGCCCGGACGCCATCGACCGACGGGCGACCGAGAAGCGCGCGCTCCTCGCCGCGGCCCGCGACCTCGGCACGCCCCTCGACGAGGTCCCGCAGGGTATCGAGCGCCTGCGAACCGACCGGAACGAGGCCGCCGCCGAGCGCGACGCCCTCCGCGAGGAGGTGGTCGGTGCGCGACTCGCGGACCTCCGCGAGGGGGCCGTCGAGCGAGACGGTTCGACCTGGGTGGTCGGCACCGTCGCGGGCCTCGACGCGAACGCGCTGGCCGACCGGGCGCAGGACATCGCGGGCGACGGGGCGGAGGTGGTCGCACTGGTCGCCGACTCCTCGCTGGCGGTGGCGACGTCCGGCGACCACGACGCCAGCGCCGTCGTGAGCGAGGTGACCGAGCAGTTCGGCGGCGGCGGTGGCGGGTCGCCGACCGTCGCGCAGGGCGGCGGGCTCTCGGCGGACCCCGAGGCCGTCGTCGCGTTCCTGCGCGGCGAGTAG
- a CDS encoding helix-turn-helix domain-containing protein: protein MAKYSTGGVGSRESDSCELCGAEERSLEAVNVEGAVLQVCPDCRRHGSDGSQGGGGGGGGQRSDQSSGDEERDRKLKAVRAQARLDDARKGDSERWVEGADYEDDPLPYLVKGYGETVVEAREAEELSSADLAGELGVREADVVAVERGRATSEGIGGSLIEALEERLGVELAED, encoded by the coding sequence ATGGCGAAATACTCGACTGGCGGCGTCGGGTCACGGGAGTCGGACTCCTGTGAACTCTGCGGTGCCGAAGAGCGCTCGCTCGAAGCCGTGAACGTCGAGGGGGCGGTCCTCCAGGTCTGTCCGGACTGCCGCCGCCACGGGAGCGACGGGTCCCAGGGTGGCGGCGGTGGCGGCGGCGGCCAGCGGAGCGACCAGTCCTCCGGCGACGAGGAGCGTGACCGCAAACTCAAGGCCGTCCGGGCGCAGGCCCGCCTGGACGACGCCCGGAAGGGCGACTCCGAGCGCTGGGTCGAGGGCGCGGACTACGAGGACGACCCGCTCCCGTACCTCGTGAAGGGCTACGGCGAGACGGTCGTCGAGGCGCGCGAGGCAGAAGAGCTCTCCTCGGCGGACCTCGCGGGCGAACTCGGCGTCCGCGAGGCGGACGTCGTCGCCGTCGAACGGGGCCGGGCGACCAGTGAAGGCATCGGCGGGTCGCTCATCGAGGCGCTCGAAGAACGACTCGGCGTCGAACTCGCCGAGGACTGA
- a CDS encoding DUF420 domain-containing protein, translating to MEFRAKDRVPLLTGVLTVVSLALVFAAVGQVIPNDAIPRSESLVELVPHLNAVISLAAIGTITAGWRWIRENEVARHRVAMLTSFVLFAAFLVLYLYRVSLEGPSEFPGPEAVYLYVYLPVLAVHILLAIVCVPLVYYALLLAATHTPSELRQTAHRRVGRVAASLWLVSFTLGVVVYALLYVVY from the coding sequence ATGGAGTTCCGCGCGAAAGACCGGGTCCCCCTGCTGACCGGCGTCCTCACGGTGGTCTCGCTCGCTCTCGTCTTCGCCGCCGTCGGGCAGGTCATCCCGAACGACGCCATCCCGCGGTCGGAGTCGCTCGTCGAACTGGTCCCCCACCTGAACGCCGTCATCAGTCTCGCGGCTATCGGCACTATCACGGCCGGCTGGCGCTGGATTCGGGAGAACGAGGTGGCGAGACACCGGGTCGCCATGCTGACGAGTTTCGTCCTGTTCGCCGCCTTCCTCGTGCTCTACCTCTACCGGGTGAGTCTCGAAGGCCCGAGCGAGTTCCCCGGCCCGGAGGCCGTCTACCTGTACGTCTACCTCCCGGTGCTCGCCGTCCACATCCTGCTGGCCATCGTCTGCGTGCCGCTCGTCTACTACGCGCTGTTGCTCGCGGCGACGCACACGCCGTCGGAACTCCGGCAGACGGCCCACCGGCGGGTGGGTCGCGTCGCGGCGTCGCTGTGGCTGGTCTCGTTCACGCTCGGGGTCGTCGTCTACGCGCTGTTGTACGTCGTCTACTGA
- a CDS encoding DUF5785 family protein, producing MADTQWPHDPDSDEGSEGMRKYGHAILAKKIDEEADFPLSRDEYVENYGDEPVRIDHETVVSVRDVFEHVDQEEFSDFPDFHRAVGRAMRGAGYWYFDIDDY from the coding sequence ATGGCTGACACGCAGTGGCCCCACGACCCCGACTCCGACGAGGGGAGCGAGGGGATGCGCAAGTACGGGCACGCCATCCTCGCGAAGAAGATCGACGAGGAAGCGGACTTCCCGCTATCGCGCGACGAGTACGTCGAGAACTACGGCGACGAACCGGTGCGTATCGACCACGAGACCGTCGTCTCCGTCCGCGACGTCTTCGAGCACGTCGACCAGGAGGAGTTCTCCGACTTCCCCGACTTCCACAGGGCCGTCGGCCGCGCGATGCGCGGCGCTGGCTACTGGTACTTCGACATCGACGACTACTGA
- a CDS encoding GTP cyclohydrolase III, whose product MTNTQVTLVQIDNYGPWTVTPEPRREVDLQTLQSRLYADLSQLFGNRDGYVFFTRFDNMIAVTNGLDRDAHALIQESVGNRYPVTVSLGFGVDPSPVTALGDATAPLQDAGSAQDATRQEILSGDILGDEERTGDDVQIAHFDVVDATGKYTDELNAFDSFIHIEQGYAELMRYMRTAHDSLSFFVGGDNVIAVCPALSTAEYEDAIETVHDRVDVELQVGVGRARTAQSAGMNAKHALETCRDHGTAVEFY is encoded by the coding sequence GTGACGAACACGCAGGTCACCCTCGTCCAGATCGACAACTACGGGCCGTGGACGGTGACGCCCGAACCACGCCGGGAGGTCGACCTCCAGACGCTCCAGTCCCGACTGTACGCCGACCTCTCGCAGCTGTTCGGCAACCGCGACGGCTACGTCTTCTTCACCAGATTCGACAACATGATCGCGGTGACGAACGGCCTCGACCGGGACGCCCACGCCCTCATCCAGGAGTCCGTCGGGAACCGCTACCCGGTGACCGTGAGTCTCGGGTTCGGCGTCGACCCGTCGCCGGTGACGGCGCTCGGCGACGCGACCGCCCCGCTCCAGGACGCCGGGAGCGCACAGGACGCCACCCGACAGGAGATCCTCTCGGGGGACATCCTCGGCGACGAGGAACGGACCGGCGACGACGTGCAGATCGCGCACTTCGACGTCGTCGACGCGACCGGCAAGTACACCGACGAACTGAACGCGTTCGACTCGTTCATCCACATCGAGCAGGGGTACGCCGAACTGATGCGCTACATGCGCACCGCACACGACTCCCTCTCCTTCTTCGTCGGCGGCGACAACGTCATCGCCGTCTGTCCCGCGCTCTCGACGGCGGAGTACGAGGACGCCATCGAGACGGTCCACGACCGGGTCGACGTCGAACTGCAGGTCGGCGTCGGTCGGGCTCGAACCGCCCAGTCCGCGGGGATGAACGCGAAGCACGCGCTGGAGACCTGCCGCGACCACGGGACGGCCGTCGAGTTCTACTGA
- a CDS encoding ABC transporter substrate-binding protein — MARKFDRRDFLVGAGVTGSMFVAGCLGGGDGEDTETTGDGGGNGGDGTTSGGGGNGSTTQDGGGGGGSADRDSPIRVGVLLPLTGDLGELGVPIKDGAILPFAQLDGQTDFTLEQQVEDTQTDPNAAQSAAQALVNAGFPAVTGAASSGVSLQVYRNVFIPNGIAACSPASTSPEITDLNDNNLIYRTPPTDALQGQVLAQVATEQEDASTASTLYVNNSYGQLLSDSFAGAFEERDGTVQNQVSFQSEQSSYVPRLESALSGDPDALVIIGYPASGVQMFRDFYANFNQPDLPIFVTDGLREPSLPANVDNAMENVKGTAPLASGPGTEFFNQLYRDEYGREPGVFTAQAYDATACLMLANAAAGENNGAAVAEQMRTVANGPGTEYTPEQLGEALTAAASGEDINYQGASSAVEFNEQGDLEAATYELFSWQESDSTDSGWAIESLQEIEFQA; from the coding sequence ATGGCACGGAAATTCGACAGGCGGGACTTCCTCGTCGGTGCGGGGGTAACCGGTTCGATGTTCGTCGCAGGCTGCCTCGGCGGCGGCGACGGAGAGGATACAGAGACGACCGGCGACGGTGGCGGCAACGGTGGCGATGGCACGACCAGTGGCGGTGGCGGCAACGGCAGCACCACGCAGGACGGTGGCGGCGGTGGCGGGTCGGCGGACCGTGACTCCCCGATTCGCGTCGGCGTCCTCCTTCCGTTGACGGGCGACCTCGGGGAACTCGGCGTCCCCATCAAGGACGGCGCTATCCTCCCGTTCGCCCAGCTGGATGGGCAGACCGACTTCACGCTCGAACAGCAGGTCGAGGACACGCAGACCGACCCGAACGCGGCACAGAGCGCGGCCCAGGCGCTCGTCAACGCCGGGTTCCCGGCGGTGACGGGGGCGGCGTCCTCCGGTGTCAGCCTCCAGGTGTACCGGAACGTGTTCATCCCGAACGGCATCGCCGCGTGTTCGCCAGCGAGCACGTCGCCGGAGATCACCGACCTGAACGACAACAACCTCATCTACCGCACTCCGCCCACCGACGCGCTGCAGGGGCAGGTGCTCGCGCAGGTCGCGACCGAACAGGAGGACGCCTCGACGGCGTCGACCCTGTACGTGAACAACTCCTACGGGCAGCTGCTCTCCGACAGCTTCGCGGGGGCGTTCGAGGAGCGCGACGGCACCGTCCAGAACCAGGTGTCGTTCCAGAGCGAGCAGTCCTCGTACGTGCCGCGGCTGGAGAGCGCGCTGTCCGGTGACCCGGACGCGCTCGTCATCATCGGCTACCCGGCCAGCGGGGTCCAGATGTTCCGCGACTTCTACGCGAACTTCAACCAGCCCGACCTCCCCATCTTCGTGACCGACGGACTCCGGGAGCCGTCGCTCCCCGCGAACGTCGACAACGCGATGGAGAACGTGAAGGGCACCGCGCCGCTGGCCTCCGGGCCGGGGACGGAGTTCTTCAACCAGCTCTACCGCGACGAGTACGGACGCGAGCCGGGAGTGTTCACCGCCCAGGCGTACGACGCGACGGCGTGTCTCATGCTCGCCAACGCCGCCGCCGGGGAGAACAACGGTGCGGCCGTCGCCGAGCAGATGCGAACCGTCGCCAACGGACCGGGCACCGAGTACACGCCCGAACAGCTCGGCGAGGCGCTCACCGCAGCGGCCTCGGGCGAGGACATCAACTACCAGGGTGCGTCGAGCGCCGTGGAGTTCAACGAGCAGGGCGACCTGGAGGCGGCGACGTACGAGCTGTTCAGCTGGCAGGAGTCCGACTCCACCGACAGCGGCTGGGCGATCGAGTCGCTCCAGGAGATCGAGTTCCAGGCCTGA
- a CDS encoding ABC transporter ATP-binding protein: MSTDSNDVETTGTGTGASTASTLDDDAQSLLAVRDLDAGYGDLQVLDSVDLDVRPGEYVTIVGPNGAGKSTVMKSVFGLTTYMGGSVRFDDRDIADEQPEEIIHYGIGYVPQNENVFAGLSVRENLEMGAYILDELPEDRLDEVFDRFPILRERSEQKAGNLSGGQRQMLAMGRALMLDPQLLMLDEPSAGLAPDLVDEMFDRIDAINESGTAVLMVEQNAKEALRRCDRGYVLVNGGNRFMDDGDVLLGDEEVRQEFLGG, translated from the coding sequence GTGAGCACCGACTCGAACGACGTCGAGACGACCGGAACCGGAACGGGCGCGAGCACGGCGTCGACGCTCGACGACGATGCGCAGAGCCTGCTCGCGGTCCGCGACCTCGACGCGGGCTACGGCGACCTGCAGGTCCTCGACTCGGTCGACCTCGACGTTCGCCCCGGCGAGTACGTCACCATCGTCGGTCCCAACGGCGCGGGGAAGTCGACGGTGATGAAGTCCGTCTTCGGCCTGACGACGTACATGGGCGGGAGCGTCAGGTTCGACGACCGCGACATCGCCGACGAGCAACCAGAGGAGATCATCCACTACGGCATCGGCTACGTCCCTCAGAACGAGAACGTGTTCGCGGGGCTCTCGGTCCGCGAGAACCTGGAGATGGGCGCGTACATCCTCGACGAACTGCCCGAGGACCGGCTGGACGAGGTGTTCGACCGGTTTCCCATCCTCCGGGAGCGCAGTGAGCAGAAGGCGGGCAACCTCTCGGGGGGCCAGCGACAGATGCTCGCGATGGGACGGGCGCTGATGCTCGACCCGCAGTTGCTGATGCTCGACGAACCGAGCGCCGGCCTCGCGCCGGACCTCGTCGACGAGATGTTCGACCGCATCGACGCCATCAACGAGTCGGGCACCGCGGTTCTGATGGTCGAGCAGAACGCGAAGGAGGCGCTTCGACGCTGTGACCGAGGCTACGTCCTCGTCAACGGGGGCAACCGGTTCATGGACGACGGCGACGTCCTCCTCGGCGACGAGGAGGTCCGCCAGGAGTTCCTCGGCGGATAG
- a CDS encoding ABC transporter ATP-binding protein, producing the protein MSDADDSTENPRSGGPVEANIPDDVETPDIEEAESADSDVEEDAKRTPRGLPLRVQDLRKEFGGITAVDGASFSVEKGSLTGLIGPNGAGKSTTFNCIAGVHQPTSGHVYFQGQDITGYRPHQVANRGLMRTFQIARELEEMTVLENMMLAPRGQRGESLTYSVFPGLRGQVVTQEEDLREKAWETLELFEIDHLASEYAGNLSGGQRKLLEMARVLMADPEMVLLDEPLAGVNPTLEHKLLERIHALREEGLTFLLVEHDMDIIMQNCEHIIVMHQGQVLAEGDADTIRNDDRVIDAYLGETL; encoded by the coding sequence ATGAGTGACGCGGACGACTCCACGGAGAACCCGCGTAGCGGGGGACCGGTCGAGGCGAACATCCCCGACGACGTGGAGACCCCGGACATCGAGGAGGCGGAGAGCGCCGACTCCGACGTCGAGGAGGACGCGAAGCGGACGCCGCGTGGCCTCCCGCTCCGCGTCCAGGACCTCCGCAAGGAGTTCGGCGGTATCACGGCCGTCGACGGGGCCTCGTTCTCGGTCGAGAAGGGGTCGCTGACGGGCCTCATCGGGCCGAACGGGGCCGGGAAGTCGACGACGTTCAACTGCATCGCTGGCGTCCACCAGCCGACGTCCGGCCACGTCTACTTCCAGGGCCAGGACATCACCGGGTACAGGCCACACCAGGTCGCCAACCGCGGACTGATGCGGACGTTCCAGATCGCCCGCGAACTGGAGGAGATGACCGTCCTGGAGAACATGATGCTCGCGCCGCGGGGACAGCGGGGCGAGTCGCTCACCTACTCGGTGTTCCCGGGGTTGCGCGGCCAGGTCGTCACGCAGGAGGAGGACCTCCGGGAGAAGGCGTGGGAGACGCTCGAACTGTTCGAGATAGACCACCTCGCCAGCGAGTACGCGGGCAACCTCTCCGGTGGCCAGCGCAAGCTGCTGGAGATGGCCCGCGTGCTGATGGCCGACCCGGAGATGGTGCTGCTCGACGAACCGCTGGCCGGGGTCAACCCGACGCTCGAACACAAACTGCTCGAACGGATTCACGCGCTGCGCGAGGAGGGACTGACGTTCCTCCTCGTGGAACACGACATGGACATCATCATGCAGAACTGCGAACACATCATCGTCATGCACCAGGGACAGGTCCTCGCCGAAGGCGACGCCGACACGATCCGGAACGACGACCGCGTCATCGACGCCTACCTGGGTGAGACGCTGTGA
- a CDS encoding branched-chain amino acid ABC transporter permease: MSDAEADARRQSRFGLSGAALDAVYILGAMLGLYVLFTAIGVVLNYQLSGIINLVREVTFYVAVYAIVVLGLNLQWGYAGLFNIGIAGYLAVGVYGFGLISGSTTGTPTGLGLPFPVGVLGGMLLAALFGLITALPALRLKADYLAIVTIAFAEIIRIALGSRAFEDVTGGGAGFSNFPANPANMLLLSDPTSAISDPTPVGEVVFGLFESVGVQNPVVGLRVTYVLLLVVVVAVVYVLLRRIANSPFGRVLKAIREDELVAQSLGKDTRWFKIKTFMLGCALMGLGGILWYAYGIGSVNPADNFKPPLTFYLFIALIIGGAGSNTGSILGGALFSGILFLAPQYANRVAEQFLPNIPSPNNFVDAVAPLASLDVLPLFGYFLGSLDQMRFVLIGALLVWLMQNRPEGLLGHRVEPASSVDLMRRDRDPPKGSPAADGGRTADDGGADDE; this comes from the coding sequence ATGAGTGACGCCGAGGCAGACGCACGGCGGCAGTCCCGCTTCGGCCTCAGCGGTGCGGCCCTCGACGCGGTGTACATCCTGGGGGCGATGCTCGGCCTGTACGTCCTCTTCACCGCCATCGGCGTCGTCCTCAACTACCAGCTCTCGGGCATCATCAACCTCGTCCGCGAGGTGACGTTCTACGTCGCGGTGTACGCCATCGTGGTCCTCGGACTGAACCTCCAGTGGGGGTACGCCGGACTGTTCAACATCGGTATCGCGGGCTACCTCGCGGTCGGCGTCTACGGGTTCGGACTCATCAGCGGCTCGACGACGGGGACGCCGACCGGTCTCGGCCTACCGTTCCCCGTCGGCGTCCTCGGCGGGATGTTGCTGGCGGCGCTGTTCGGACTCATCACCGCCCTCCCCGCGCTGCGACTGAAGGCGGACTACCTGGCCATCGTCACCATCGCGTTCGCCGAGATAATCCGCATCGCGCTCGGGTCGCGCGCCTTCGAGGACGTGACCGGCGGCGGCGCGGGGTTCAGCAACTTCCCCGCGAACCCGGCCAACATGCTGCTGCTGAGCGACCCCACCAGCGCCATCTCGGACCCGACGCCGGTCGGGGAGGTCGTGTTCGGCCTCTTCGAGTCCGTCGGCGTCCAGAACCCCGTGGTCGGCCTGCGGGTGACGTACGTGTTGCTGCTGGTCGTCGTCGTCGCGGTCGTCTACGTGCTGCTCCGGCGTATCGCCAACTCGCCGTTCGGCCGCGTGCTCAAGGCCATCCGCGAGGACGAACTCGTCGCCCAGTCGCTGGGGAAGGACACCCGATGGTTCAAGATAAAGACGTTCATGCTCGGTTGCGCGCTGATGGGCCTCGGCGGTATCCTGTGGTACGCGTACGGCATCGGGAGCGTCAACCCGGCGGACAACTTCAAACCGCCGCTGACGTTCTACCTGTTCATCGCGCTCATCATCGGCGGCGCGGGGTCGAACACCGGGAGCATCCTCGGCGGCGCCCTGTTCTCGGGCATCCTCTTCCTCGCTCCACAGTACGCGAATCGGGTCGCGGAGCAGTTCCTCCCGAACATCCCCTCGCCGAACAACTTCGTCGACGCCGTCGCCCCGCTCGCATCGCTGGACGTCCTGCCGCTGTTCGGCTACTTCCTCGGCAGTCTCGACCAGATGCGGTTCGTCCTCATCGGCGCGCTGCTCGTCTGGCTGATGCAGAACCGGCCGGAGGGACTGCTCGGACACCGCGTCGAACCGGCGTCCAGCGTCGACCTGATGCGCCGGGACCGGGACCCGCCCAAGGGGTCACCGGCCGCCGACGGTGGTCGGACCGCGGACGACGGAGGTGCCGACGATGAGTGA
- a CDS encoding branched-chain amino acid ABC transporter permease — protein MGVSDTYSRGRKLFGENPAGLLVAVVAVLLLLDLVRRLAVGAIAPSALGNYLWSGLVIGLVYGLAGIGLSLTYSILGFANFAHGDYLTGGAFAGWSVGYVIAGVGVADLGSRLLVQATPGRIGANISSAPLVILVGLLAAMAFTVLLALVLDRAVYKPMRNQEGIALLIASVGVAFALRYLIAFVFDVNSRGVTASPETFEILGVVVSSHEITLVVTSLLLMAGVHVVLQQTKLGTAMRAMADNEDLARVTGIPTERVIRWTWIIGGALAGAAGYLVVLESGTISYNFGWVLLLLIFAAVILGGIGSVYGAMAGGVLIGLAENLSLVWLNGPWTDFSQPIAFGLMILVLLFRPSGIFGGVTTA, from the coding sequence ATGGGAGTAAGTGACACCTACTCGAGGGGGCGAAAGCTGTTCGGGGAGAACCCGGCGGGACTCCTCGTAGCTGTCGTGGCTGTCTTGCTGTTACTCGACCTCGTTCGCAGGTTGGCCGTCGGAGCGATCGCCCCGTCGGCGCTCGGTAACTACCTCTGGAGCGGTCTCGTCATCGGTCTCGTCTACGGGCTGGCGGGTATCGGGCTGTCGCTGACGTACAGCATCCTCGGCTTCGCCAACTTCGCTCACGGCGACTACCTCACGGGCGGCGCCTTCGCCGGGTGGTCGGTCGGCTACGTCATCGCCGGTGTCGGTGTCGCCGACCTCGGCAGCCGACTCCTCGTGCAGGCGACGCCCGGCCGTATCGGTGCGAACATCTCGTCGGCCCCGCTCGTCATCCTCGTCGGCCTGCTCGCCGCGATGGCGTTCACCGTCCTGCTGGCACTCGTCCTCGACCGGGCCGTCTACAAGCCGATGCGCAATCAGGAGGGCATCGCGCTGCTCATCGCCAGCGTCGGCGTCGCCTTCGCGCTCCGGTACCTCATCGCGTTCGTCTTCGACGTCAACTCCCGCGGCGTCACCGCGAGCCCCGAGACGTTCGAGATTCTCGGCGTCGTCGTCTCCAGCCACGAGATAACGCTCGTCGTCACCTCGCTGCTGTTGATGGCCGGCGTCCACGTCGTCCTCCAGCAGACGAAACTCGGCACCGCGATGCGGGCGATGGCCGACAACGAGGACCTCGCACGGGTCACGGGCATCCCGACCGAACGCGTCATCCGCTGGACGTGGATCATCGGCGGGGCGCTGGCCGGGGCGGCGGGCTACCTCGTCGTCCTGGAGAGCGGTACCATCTCCTACAACTTCGGGTGGGTGTTGCTCCTCCTCATCTTCGCCGCCGTCATCCTCGGCGGTATCGGGTCGGTGTACGGCGCGATGGCCGGCGGCGTCCTCATCGGCCTCGCGGAGAACCTCTCGCTCGTCTGGCTCAACGGACCGTGGACCGACTTCTCACAGCCAATCGCGTTCGGACTCATGATCCTCGTCTTGCTGTTCCGGCCGTCGGGCATCTTCGGTGGGGTGACGACCGCATGA